From the genome of Thermodesulfobacteriota bacterium:
TGCCCCGATCAGCTCTTCCAGGTACCCGGCATCCTCGGCATACAGGGTCTCCAGCACCCGGATGCGCCGGTAGCTCGCCTCCTCCCGGTGGGTGGCCAGGGCCGGATGGGCCGCCACCCGGCGGTACTGGGCCGCCGCCTCGGAAAGACGCCCCGCCTCCCGAAACGCCTGGGCGTAGGCGTAGGCCAGCTCGTAGCCCGCCTCGGTGGAGGCGCCGAAGAGCTCCAGGTACCGCCCGTACAGGGAGAGCGCCCGCTCCAGCCCCCCCTGGCCCCGTTGGGCGCGGCCGTGGTAGTGCAAGGCCGCCAGCCGCAGCCCCTCTTCCAGGAACGCGTCCCGCTCGGCCCCCAGCGGACCGGCGCCGTGGAGCCGGTCCCACTCGGTACCCGGCCCGTAGCGGTCCGCCCACAGGACCCGGCGCTCGTTGGCGCCCTCGGCGTCGCGGGCGATGAGCAGGGCCGAGAGGATGCCCCGCTCCAGGGCCAGGCACTCCGGCGCCCCCGGGTAGGCCTCGACTCCCGCGGCGTAGACGGCCACGGCCTCCCGGTATCGGCTCGAGTCGGCGTAGAGCTCTCCCAGGAGCCGGTGCAGCGTCGCACCGTACGGGGCCGCCTCGGGGCGGCTCGCCAGGTAGGACGAAAGCGGCCCCAGCCCGCCCCACTCCAGGAGCGCCTTGGCCAGGATCACGAGGGTCTCGCGCCGCAGATCCTCGGGGCTCGCCTCCCCTCGGCCCAGCACGCGGGAAAACGAGTCCACCGCACCGGAGTAATCCTCCAGGTTGAACAAGCACCAGCCCAGCTTGTACAAGGCCTTGTCCGCATACTCGGGCTTGGCGCCCCGCACCACCGCCGTGTAGTGGGGAATCGCCTCCTCCACCCGGCCGGCGTCGAAGGCGGCCTCGGCCAGGCGCATGTGGATCTCGTCGGCGTAGGGGCTTTGGGGGTCGCGGGCCAGCACCTCGCCGTACGCCCACGTGGAGAGCTCTCCGTCCCCCTCTTCGGCGTAGAGGTAGCCGAGGTTGTAGAAAGCGGGCAAGGCCTGGGGGGCCGAGGGAAACCGGTCGACGAGCTCCCGGAAGCGCGCCACGGCCCTCGGGTACCGGTCCCCCGGCGGCACGGCGTCGCCTTCTCCCGCTTCATAGGCGGCGCGCATGGCCGCCTCCTCCTCCCGGTAGTCGATTTCCGCCAGGCGCAGGAGGAGCTCGGGTTTTCGCTCCTCGGGAGTCCCCGGGCGCTGGAGGAGCGCCTCGTACCGCTTCCGGATCTCGTCCTGCTCCGGCAGGGGGGAGACGGAAGCAACGGGCTCGCGCCGGCGCAGCTCCTCGAGCCGCTGGGCGGCCCGCTTGGAGGCCTCGTCCACCGATACCGGAGCCGGGGAAGCCGCAGGCGGCGGCGTCCGGTCCCCGGGCCGTCCCGACGCGGCCGGTGGGTGCTGCGGTTGCAGGGGCGGACCCGCGCACGCGGCGACCCAGAGGGCCAGGAGGGCGGCCCAGGGCAGGGGTGTCATGGTCGCACGCCTCCCCTGGGGCCTGCCCGCTCCTCGCGCCACAGGTGGAGGGCCTGGGCCTCGTCCAGCGCGATGGCGTCGGCCCGCAGGCGCAGCCTCTCGGCCTCCCGGGCCGCTGCCGCCGTGCCGGCCCGGCGCCTGCGGGTCTCGGCGTCCGCCTCGATCCCTCGCAGCCTCCGGGTCACGTCGTCCAGGCGGGTGCGCAGGGGTGCCAGCCGGGCGCGGTCCACTTCCTGGCCGGCCAGGGCCAACGCAAGCCGGCGCTCCAGCTCCGCCGCCGGCTCCGCGAGCCCCCGGGTGGCGGAACCGAGACTCGAGATGGCCCCACTGAGCTCAGCTTCGCGCTCCGACACCCGCCCCTTGAGCGTCTCCAGGAAGGCGAGCTGGGCCTGCGCCAGCCGATCTCCCGCGGCCCCGAGCCGCCCCCAGAGCGCCCTTCCCCGAGACTGGAGCGCGGGGGAAGCCCCGTCCCAGAGCTCGCTCCCCCCCAGGACCGAGAACGTGGCCTCGGTGCGGGCGATCTGGAGGGCCAGCTCCTCCTGCCGGGAGGAGACCACATGCAGCCGCGGCCGCGCGGCCGGGGGAAAGAGCGCGTGTGCAGGTACCTCGTCCATGTACTGGGCCAGCCGGGCGGCCAGCTCCTCCAGCTCTCCGAGCCGCGCACGAGCCACGGCGCGCCTCTCGCCGAGGACTCCGGCGACCCGTTCGAGGCGGTGGTCTCGCGCACCGAGAGCCGCCTCCACCTCGGCCGCGGTCACGGCCAGCCCCTCGGCCCGTTGTCTCACCTGGACGGCCCGCCGGCCCAGGTCCGCCCACCTGCGCGCGTCCGGGACGGCGCTCCCCGGCGCGTCCCCCCCCGGGGCCTTCGCCTCCCCGAAGGCCGCCTCCCGGGCCTCGCCGTAGAAGCGCGCGGCCTCGTCGTGAAACCCGAGCCGCTGGTATACGCGGCCCTGGGCCCAGAGGTCCTCGTGGCGCCCCCTCGGGTCGAGGGCGCCGGCAGCCTCGAACGCCCCCAGCGCCCTGGCGGAATCTCCCATCTCGGCGCTGCACCACCCGATCCCCCGCAGCGCCCCCGCGTACTCGGGAGACCCGGGCTTCACCTGCCCGAACTGCTCCCGGGCGAGGGAAAACAGGCGCCCTCGCTCCTGCGCCGCCAGCTCGGGCAACCCCACCGCGGCCTGGTAGAGCACCCTGCCCCGCGTCAGGCGCAGCCGATCTGCCAGGGCCGCCCCGAGAGCGCCCCCCGGCTCGACCCCGGCCGCTTCGATGGCCGTTCCCAGGAGATCCACGGCATCCCGCAGCCGCCCCTCCTGAAAGTGGATGAGGGCCAGGGTATGGAGGGCATAGGGCCTGCGGCCCCCCCGCTCGACCCGCTCCAGGTCCTGCCGGGCCCCGGCCGCATCGCCCAGGAGATACCGGCTCTGGCCCACGGCGTAGCGCAGGGCGTGGGGATCCTGGAACCGGTCGGCCAAGGAAGTGTCGGCCCAGGCCACCACCTGCGCGTGGTCGCCGGCATCGAAGAGCCGGGTCACCGCCAGTTCCAGGGCCGGGCCAGAGAACGCGCCGGGGGTGGTGCTGAGCTCCCGAAGGACTCCCAGGGCCTGCTCCGGCATGCCCAGGGCCAGGAGGGCCGAAGCGCGAAAGTACGTCGAGGCCCGGTCCGCTCCGTGCAGGCGCGACAGGGCGCGTTCCCACCGTCCCAGCAGGGCCTCCGCGAACCCCGCCCGCTCCAGGAGCCCCGGCTGGGAAGCGGCCCCCGGGGATCCGGTCGCAGTCAGGGCCAGGGCCAGGGCCAGGGCTACTCGGCGCGCCATGCGACGCCGTTGTCTCCGGGCACGGCGACCCAGGCCGCGGTGGCTCCCCGGGAGAGGGTGAGGGTGGTCGCCTCGGGGGCGTCCTGCCCCAGGCGCCCCAGGGCCAACCGGTGCTCGCCCGCCAGCAGCCGCCACTGCCCGAGTTCCAGGGGCAGGCCGCGCTCCAGCACGTCGAGCTCCGCGGGCGTGAAGGGCCGGGAGAACACACGCTGGCCGTTGAGGGTCAAGGTCACCCCGCTGCGCTTCCACTCCGCCCCGGGGCGCTCCAGAAAGACGAACGCGCGCCCCGATTCCCCCTCCACCACCTCGGCCACCAGGACCTCCAGCTCCGCGCGGATCGC
Proteins encoded in this window:
- a CDS encoding tetratricopeptide repeat protein — translated: MTPLPWAALLALWVAACAGPPLQPQHPPAASGRPGDRTPPPAASPAPVSVDEASKRAAQRLEELRRREPVASVSPLPEQDEIRKRYEALLQRPGTPEERKPELLLRLAEIDYREEEAAMRAAYEAGEGDAVPPGDRYPRAVARFRELVDRFPSAPQALPAFYNLGYLYAEEGDGELSTWAYGEVLARDPQSPYADEIHMRLAEAAFDAGRVEEAIPHYTAVVRGAKPEYADKALYKLGWCLFNLEDYSGAVDSFSRVLGRGEASPEDLRRETLVILAKALLEWGGLGPLSSYLASRPEAAPYGATLHRLLGELYADSSRYREAVAVYAAGVEAYPGAPECLALERGILSALLIARDAEGANERRVLWADRYGPGTEWDRLHGAGPLGAERDAFLEEGLRLAALHYHGRAQRGQGGLERALSLYGRYLELFGASTEAGYELAYAYAQAFREAGRLSEAAAQYRRVAAHPALATHREEASYRRIRVLETLYAEDAGYLEELIGAHEEYVARNPASALVPEILFSAGEILFGAELFARARGQFQRVADAAPGAPLGPRAWERIGRCRFREGDYARSEEALRRALAEGLEEALVADARQLLSFAVFRQGEGREEAQDREGAIGHFGRLADELPEEDAAQVALYRVAENLRALGRDGDAARVYDRLARRYRGSEYAESALGLSAQIFASLGEWEDAARGFEALYRTDPDGAGAPDALFRAARALERANRRDGAVRLFGELARRFPEDPRRAEALFRQGELLRVAGQEEDAAARYREAWEAQGQGPGDGEAFRARGALALGRLALDRFRGVALEGDLAQALERKERFLTEALEHLARAASLPYAETLTEALFRAGESFEHLKDALLASERPGELTDEEAQEYEFLLEEKAFPLEERAVAYYRNGVAAARDAQVHTPWVDRMFERLETLVPWAFQRTEEPAAAWSIRPPPLPAQEAGL